One stretch of Rhodoferax lithotrophicus DNA includes these proteins:
- a CDS encoding PAS domain-containing hybrid sensor histidine kinase/response regulator yields MHIWFDRQLKSGLFLSLSVFFIGLTISLATGFWLNQRLQEQTQGEYKRIVNRVANEITRRITMPVHGLNGLRAMYAARTDITRQEFTEHVFSRDLPVEFPGVRGFGFIERVTRDALDPFLDRVRADGAPDFTLHTLDDPQEDTLYVVTFMEPAIDNMGAQGLDAGSEKRRRHAIEQAIDSAEPTMSAPVHLVQNERNTPGMVIYVPIYRQVARLNSATERRVALLGVISAPIVIDELLSGMNLVSNNALTMKLSDTSDGQTSNNLLFENDLLAGTRFQSTQTLNLLGHQLTLETRSTSSFESNMDLMHPWLTGLSGILTSLLLALLMWQQAQGRQRAEALAHSMTQDLQRMALVAQKTSNAVIITNAERKIIWVNPSFERISGYSAAEALGRSPAFLGNENADKATLTRMRQALETGQSFRGELLNRNKQGNDYWLELEIQTLRDSQGKINGFMAIESDITERRMAQAQLEAVLRDNNALLSTLDLLGIVSMADRTGRIIQVNDAFCDISGFEREEMLGQNHRLLKSDVQDASFWAQMWQTIASGKPWRGEVCNRAKNGRLYWMDTFIAPFVNDDGLVEKYVSIRIDITARKAAEALARRNADLLQGSIEALDDAFALFDDQDELVLCNQRYREVYSLDDDLVQPGIRFETLIRAGAERGQYIQAVGRVEEWVAERLALHRLPMSRLTQKLGNGRTMRILERRMPNGYTVGFRVDITELMEATEAAQEASRSKSQFLANMSHEIRTPMNAILGMLMLLGKTELTPKQADYTAKSERAAQSLLVLLNDILDISKAEAGKMTLDPQPFALQTLVSDVQVVVNAYIGNKPVHLRLSLAPHLPGRVVGDALRLKQVLINLCGNAVKFTQQGEVTLSIEQMDHAADHVMLKFTVEDSGIGIAPENQAKIFTGFTQAEASTTRRFGGSGLGLAISQRLIELMGGKLELQSALGQGSRFYFSIALPRAANAHLATSSRPHVPSPSPTELPEGSFANAMYTPDTESTAAILALEGMRILVVEDNFINQQIARELLASEGAAITLANNGQEALNLIAATSIPFDVVLMDMQMPVMDGLDATRAIRQTLDNNTLPIVAMTANAMDTDRVACLDAGMNDHVSKPFNLAHLIRVLKSVTGKLAT; encoded by the coding sequence ATGCACATTTGGTTCGACCGCCAGCTCAAATCCGGACTCTTTTTGTCCTTGAGCGTTTTTTTTATAGGTCTGACCATATCGCTGGCCACCGGATTTTGGCTGAATCAGCGCCTGCAGGAGCAAACCCAGGGCGAGTACAAACGTATTGTGAATCGTGTCGCCAATGAAATCACCCGGCGTATCACGATGCCAGTCCATGGGCTCAATGGCTTACGCGCCATGTACGCAGCCAGAACGGATATCACGCGCCAGGAATTCACCGAACACGTTTTTTCGCGCGATTTGCCAGTGGAATTTCCGGGTGTTCGCGGGTTTGGTTTCATTGAGCGGGTCACACGTGATGCATTGGATCCATTTTTGGATCGGGTACGTGCCGACGGCGCTCCAGATTTCACGCTTCACACGCTGGATGACCCTCAGGAAGATACGCTTTACGTCGTGACATTCATGGAACCTGCCATTGACAATATGGGTGCGCAAGGGCTTGATGCAGGGTCCGAAAAGCGACGCAGACACGCTATTGAACAAGCCATTGACAGTGCGGAGCCGACCATGTCCGCACCCGTCCATCTGGTGCAAAACGAACGGAATACCCCCGGGATGGTCATTTATGTCCCGATCTACCGCCAAGTCGCGCGGCTGAATTCGGCCACGGAGCGACGTGTAGCGCTGCTCGGTGTCATTTCCGCACCTATCGTCATCGACGAGTTGCTCAGTGGCATGAATCTGGTGTCTAACAACGCCCTGACCATGAAGCTCTCCGACACCAGCGATGGCCAAACCAGCAACAATTTGCTATTTGAAAACGATCTGCTTGCCGGAACACGTTTTCAATCGACCCAAACCCTGAATTTATTAGGGCACCAACTCACTCTGGAAACCCGCAGCACAAGCAGTTTTGAGTCCAATATGGACTTGATGCACCCCTGGTTGACGGGTTTGAGCGGCATTTTGACCAGCCTTTTGCTGGCCTTGTTGATGTGGCAACAAGCCCAGGGTCGCCAACGTGCCGAAGCGCTGGCACACAGCATGACACAGGACCTGCAACGGATGGCGCTGGTGGCGCAAAAAACCTCCAATGCCGTCATCATCACCAATGCAGAACGGAAAATCATCTGGGTCAACCCCAGTTTTGAACGTATCTCTGGTTACAGCGCAGCCGAGGCTCTAGGCCGCTCACCGGCATTTTTAGGAAACGAAAATGCTGACAAAGCCACGCTGACCCGCATGCGCCAGGCCTTGGAAACCGGACAGAGTTTTCGTGGCGAGCTGCTCAACCGGAACAAACAGGGCAATGACTACTGGCTGGAACTGGAAATCCAGACTTTGCGTGACTCGCAAGGCAAGATCAATGGCTTCATGGCGATTGAATCAGACATCACCGAGCGGCGCATGGCACAGGCCCAACTTGAAGCGGTGTTGCGCGATAACAATGCCCTGCTCAGCACCCTGGACCTGTTGGGCATTGTATCCATGGCTGACCGTACTGGCCGCATCATCCAAGTCAATGATGCGTTTTGTGACATCAGCGGCTTTGAGCGCGAGGAAATGTTGGGGCAGAACCACCGCCTGCTCAAGTCAGACGTGCAAGATGCCTCTTTTTGGGCCCAGATGTGGCAAACCATTGCGTCTGGCAAACCTTGGCGCGGCGAGGTTTGTAACCGCGCCAAAAATGGCCGACTGTATTGGATGGACACCTTCATTGCCCCGTTTGTGAACGACGACGGCTTGGTGGAGAAATATGTCTCTATCCGTATAGACATCACGGCACGTAAAGCTGCTGAAGCCTTGGCCAGACGCAATGCGGATCTGCTGCAAGGCAGTATTGAAGCGCTGGACGATGCTTTTGCGCTCTTTGACGATCAGGATGAGCTGGTGTTGTGCAACCAGCGTTACCGTGAGGTTTACTCCCTGGATGACGATCTGGTTCAGCCAGGTATCCGTTTCGAGACGCTGATTCGTGCAGGTGCGGAGCGTGGGCAATACATACAAGCGGTAGGCCGCGTCGAGGAATGGGTTGCTGAGCGGCTGGCGCTGCATCGCTTACCCATGTCTCGCTTGACCCAAAAACTGGGTAATGGACGAACAATGCGTATTCTGGAGCGCCGCATGCCCAATGGCTACACCGTCGGTTTCCGGGTCGACATTACCGAGCTGATGGAGGCCACCGAGGCGGCGCAGGAGGCCTCGCGCTCCAAGAGCCAGTTTTTGGCCAACATGAGCCACGAGATACGCACCCCCATGAACGCCATCTTGGGCATGCTCATGCTGCTGGGCAAAACTGAGCTCACACCCAAGCAGGCCGACTACACCGCCAAAAGCGAGCGCGCCGCCCAGTCACTACTGGTTTTGCTGAACGACATTCTGGACATTTCCAAGGCCGAAGCCGGCAAGATGACACTTGACCCGCAACCCTTTGCCTTGCAAACACTGGTCTCTGACGTGCAAGTGGTCGTCAACGCCTACATTGGGAACAAACCCGTGCATTTGCGCCTCAGCCTGGCCCCTCACCTCCCTGGGAGAGTGGTCGGAGATGCGCTGCGACTCAAACAAGTGCTGATTAATTTGTGTGGCAATGCAGTCAAATTTACACAGCAAGGCGAGGTCACCTTGTCCATTGAGCAAATGGATCACGCGGCAGACCATGTGATGCTGAAATTTACCGTGGAAGACAGCGGCATTGGCATTGCACCAGAAAATCAAGCCAAAATTTTCACCGGATTCACCCAGGCCGAGGCCTCCACCACACGTCGTTTCGGCGGCAGCGGCTTGGGACTAGCCATCAGTCAACGCCTGATTGAATTGATGGGCGGCAAACTGGAATTGCAAAGTGCCCTGGGGCAGGGCAGTCGGTTTTACTTCAGCATAGCGTTGCCACGGGCAGCCAACGCGCATCTTGCAACAAGCTCACGACCACATGTGCCGTCCCCCAGCCCTACTGAACTGCCCGAAGGGTCGTTTGCAAATGCAATGTATACCCCTGACACCGAATCAACAGCGGCCATCCTGGCGCTGGAGGGAATGCGTATTTTGGTGGTGGAGGACAACTTTATAAACCAGCAAATTGCCCGTGAACTACTGGCAAGCGAAGGTGCGGCAATCACTTTAGCCAACAATGGCCAAGAGGCGCTGAATCTGATTGCCGCCACCAGCATCCCCTTTGATGTGGTGCTGATGGACATGCAAATGCCAGTGATGGACGGCCTGGATGCCACCCGCGCCATCCGGCAAACTCTTGATAACAACACGCTGCCGATTGTGGCCATGACCGCCAACGCCATGGACACGGACCGTGTGGCTTGCCTGGACGCGGGTATGAATGACCATGTGAGCAAACCATTCAACCTAGCGCATTTGATTCGCGTGTTAAAAAGCGTCACTGGCAAGCTCGCCACATAA
- the dtd gene encoding D-aminoacyl-tRNA deacylase has product MMALLQRVRQASVTIDGVVVGGIQAGLLVLLCAERGDTSVESDKLLAKILKLRIFSDAAGKMNHSVQDMDGLGQPTSAGGLLVVSQFTLAADVSGGNRPSFTNAALPDDGRRLYEYFVAQARTLHPVVQTGVFAADMQVSLVNDGPVTVPLRVLPKPIIG; this is encoded by the coding sequence ATGATGGCCTTGTTGCAGCGCGTGCGTCAGGCGAGCGTGACGATTGACGGCGTGGTGGTCGGTGGCATCCAGGCCGGTTTGCTGGTGTTGCTGTGTGCCGAGCGTGGCGACACCTCTGTTGAAAGCGACAAGCTGCTGGCCAAAATCCTGAAACTGCGTATCTTTAGCGATGCTGCGGGCAAGATGAACCACAGTGTGCAAGACATGGACGGCTTGGGTCAACCCACCAGTGCCGGTGGCCTGCTGGTGGTCAGCCAGTTCACGCTGGCGGCCGATGTGTCTGGCGGTAACCGACCCAGTTTTACCAACGCGGCCCTACCTGATGACGGGCGACGGTTGTACGAGTATTTTGTGGCTCAGGCCAGAACGCTGCATCCGGTGGTGCAAACCGGTGTGTTTGCTGCCGATATGCAGGTGAGCCTGGTCAATGATGGGCCGGTGACGGTGCCACTGCGGGTTCTGCCCAAGCCGATCATTGGATAA
- a CDS encoding putative bifunctional diguanylate cyclase/phosphodiesterase has translation MTEQPASAVASFHQAERQETGKPTPSPRPQGFGLSKFSLLGGIGRRLLLNILIFSSMLTLALTAFQLYLDYQRDVDAIERRVEQIRGSYHDSLARSLWRVDLPQLQAQLEGIVRLPDIRLAQVQESKEKTQHPLYVTVGQHQDNAVMVWHIPLEFDDHGRSSTIGTLTIEGTLDDVYERLFNRALVILLTQSFKTFCVSLFILYIVHALVTRHLVSLARLIRGVDLRTPMHVPLLAPHSPASDKDELDQLFEAFHGMQDKLEEAYTQLRQTNAELEQDIAARISAEAQATHLAYHEALTGLANRRMLKERLEHEAPLSERLNRHGALLFVDLDHFQRLNDALGHAAGDSVLLEVARRLNTVRSTDLLASLGGDEFVVLLTGLGETAEEAAHAAHQVAYSIRSVLALPYAVGEQSLHLSASIGVTLFPADGNDAEELLKNVDTALHHAKMAGGNCIHFFQAQMQASAQARHRMETDLREALHKQQFSLAYQPQVDHTGKLLSAEVLIRWQHPQRGWVSPAEFIPMAEESTLILEIGAWVMNSAMAQLRQWGDAGLLPPGFGLAINVSPRQFQQADFVHVVQQALQGLADPRQVMLEITEGMLVVDTDRAVERMNVLRDLGVQFHIDDFGTGYSSMAYLKRLPVDVIKIDQSFVRDMVENPADTAIVKAMLAVADSFNMEVIAEGVETAEQVHRLGDMGCHIFQGYYFSRPITAAEFAARYFGQ, from the coding sequence ATGACAGAACAACCCGCCAGTGCTGTCGCTTCGTTTCACCAGGCTGAACGGCAAGAAACAGGCAAGCCCACCCCCTCGCCCAGGCCGCAGGGTTTTGGCCTGTCCAAGTTTTCCCTCCTTGGCGGGATTGGTCGTCGCTTGCTGCTGAATATCCTGATCTTCAGTTCAATGCTCACCCTTGCGCTGACAGCCTTCCAGCTTTACCTGGACTATCAGCGCGACGTAGATGCCATCGAGCGACGGGTTGAACAAATTCGTGGCAGCTACCACGACAGCTTGGCGCGCAGTTTGTGGCGAGTCGACCTGCCCCAGCTGCAGGCCCAGCTCGAAGGCATTGTGCGCCTGCCCGACATCCGCTTGGCTCAAGTGCAAGAGTCCAAGGAAAAAACGCAGCACCCCTTGTACGTGACTGTGGGCCAACACCAGGACAACGCGGTCATGGTTTGGCATATTCCGCTGGAATTTGATGACCATGGCAGAAGCAGCACCATTGGCACATTGACCATTGAAGGCACCCTGGATGACGTGTATGAGCGTCTGTTCAATCGTGCTTTGGTCATTTTGTTGACCCAGAGTTTCAAGACGTTTTGTGTGTCACTTTTTATTTTGTACATTGTTCACGCCCTGGTCACTCGGCATCTGGTGTCGCTGGCGCGGCTGATCCGGGGGGTTGACTTGCGGACACCGATGCACGTACCGTTGCTTGCACCACACAGCCCAGCGTCCGACAAGGATGAGTTGGATCAGTTGTTTGAGGCGTTCCATGGAATGCAGGACAAACTCGAAGAGGCTTACACCCAGTTGCGGCAAACCAATGCCGAACTGGAGCAGGACATTGCCGCACGTATCAGCGCCGAGGCCCAGGCCACGCATCTGGCTTACCACGAAGCACTGACCGGGCTGGCCAACCGGCGCATGCTCAAGGAGCGGCTGGAACACGAGGCCCCGCTGTCTGAACGGTTGAACCGCCATGGTGCGCTGCTGTTCGTGGATTTGGATCACTTTCAGCGGCTCAATGATGCGCTTGGGCATGCTGCGGGCGATAGCGTTTTGCTGGAGGTGGCGCGTCGACTCAATACGGTGCGCAGCACCGATTTGTTGGCCAGTCTGGGCGGGGATGAGTTTGTGGTGTTGTTGACCGGATTGGGCGAAACAGCTGAAGAGGCGGCACACGCGGCGCACCAGGTAGCCTATTCGATCCGATCCGTATTGGCGCTGCCTTATGCGGTGGGGGAACAAAGTTTGCACCTGTCGGCCAGCATTGGTGTGACACTGTTCCCGGCCGATGGCAACGATGCCGAGGAACTGCTGAAAAACGTCGACACCGCGCTGCACCACGCCAAAATGGCGGGTGGCAACTGCATTCATTTCTTTCAGGCGCAAATGCAAGCCAGCGCACAGGCGCGGCACCGAATGGAAACCGATCTGCGCGAAGCCTTGCACAAACAGCAGTTTTCACTGGCCTATCAGCCCCAGGTGGATCACACAGGCAAGCTGCTGAGTGCCGAGGTGCTGATCCGGTGGCAGCACCCGCAGCGTGGCTGGGTTTCACCGGCGGAATTTATTCCGATGGCAGAAGAATCCACCCTGATCCTTGAAATTGGTGCCTGGGTGATGAACAGTGCCATGGCCCAATTGCGGCAATGGGGTGACGCAGGTCTGCTACCGCCGGGGTTTGGTCTGGCCATCAACGTCAGCCCCCGGCAATTTCAGCAAGCTGACTTTGTTCACGTTGTTCAGCAGGCATTGCAGGGGTTGGCGGACCCGCGACAGGTCATGCTGGAGATCACCGAGGGCATGCTGGTGGTGGACACTGATCGTGCGGTGGAGCGTATGAACGTGTTGCGCGACCTGGGTGTGCAGTTCCACATTGATGACTTTGGCACGGGCTACTCGTCCATGGCTTACCTCAAACGTCTGCCGGTGGATGTCATCAAAATTGACCAGTCTTTTGTGCGGGACATGGTTGAAAACCCGGCTGACACCGCCATCGTCAAGGCCATGCTGGCGGTTGCCGACAGCTTTAACATGGAAGTGATTGCCGAAGGGGTGGAAACCGCAGAGCAAGTCCACCGTCTCGGGGACATGGGTTGCCACATCTTCCAAGGCTATTACTTCAGTCGCCCCATCACCGCAGCAGAGTTTGCTGCGCGATATTTTGGCCAATGA
- a CDS encoding substrate-binding periplasmic protein has product MPDSPRPTISRFFVVQAARWAVLGLIPCLALAQPPTPATAEIEYAYPSESVWTTRRDAQGEPDNPLLRLAAVLFRKAGVPWHGKGYPAARMFENLRNGTAEFSMLVKAPVLQDCCLVSKLPVASTELRIYSGANAAPVKSREGLVGKRVITILGYSYGGLLKFIEDQKNGVINNVAQTHEAAFAMLERGRADYLIDYTGPSTEVLAVRPNKRLAFEVFERLDVYLVLSKKRPDAVPLMARLEAVAETLNKPEILWTTVHPSRAETPQ; this is encoded by the coding sequence ATGCCTGATTCACCAAGGCCCACCATCAGCCGGTTCTTTGTGGTCCAAGCGGCCCGTTGGGCGGTGCTTGGGCTGATACCGTGCCTCGCGCTGGCGCAGCCGCCGACACCTGCCACCGCTGAAATTGAATACGCCTACCCCAGCGAGTCGGTCTGGACTACCCGGCGGGATGCGCAGGGTGAGCCGGACAACCCGCTACTGCGCCTGGCTGCCGTGCTGTTTCGCAAAGCCGGGGTTCCCTGGCATGGCAAGGGCTATCCCGCCGCACGCATGTTCGAGAACTTGCGTAATGGCACGGCCGAGTTTTCCATGCTGGTCAAAGCCCCGGTGTTGCAGGACTGTTGTCTGGTCAGCAAACTTCCCGTGGCCAGCACCGAACTGAGGATTTACAGTGGTGCAAATGCCGCGCCGGTCAAGTCCAGAGAAGGCTTGGTTGGCAAACGTGTTATCACCATTTTGGGTTACAGCTATGGTGGGCTATTGAAATTCATCGAGGATCAAAAAAATGGGGTCATCAACAACGTGGCACAAACCCATGAAGCCGCTTTCGCCATGCTGGAGCGTGGCCGTGCGGACTATCTGATTGACTACACCGGCCCATCCACTGAAGTGCTGGCCGTTCGGCCCAACAAGCGTCTGGCGTTCGAGGTGTTTGAGCGGCTAGATGTCTATCTGGTGCTGTCCAAAAAACGCCCTGATGCGGTGCCCTTGATGGCTCGGCTGGAAGCCGTTGCCGAGACCCTGAACAAACCGGAAATTCTCTGGACAACCGTGCATCCATCACGCGCGGAAACCCCACAATAA
- a CDS encoding 3-deoxy-7-phosphoheptulonate synthase — translation MTSKAMTDKDAWGASAPSPVTDRTGQTDNERIKEITVLPPPEHLIRFFPIVGTPVEKMISSTRRNIHKIMAGKDDRLLVIIGPCSIHDPAAAIDYARKLKEQREKYADSLEIVMRVYFEKPRTTVGWKGLINDPYLDESFRIDEGLRIARQLLIEINRLGLPAGSEFLDVISPQYLGDLISWGAIGARTTESQVHRELASGLSAPIGFKNGTDGNIKIATDAIQAAAGGHHFLSVHKNGQVAIVQTNGNKDCHVILRGGKAPNYDAASVQAACDELSKAKLPATLMVDCSHANSSKQHEKQLDVARDIASQIASGSHQVFGVMVESHLTAGAQKFTPGKDKTDKLEYGKSITDACLGWDDSLACLEVLSQAVLARRAR, via the coding sequence ATGACAAGCAAAGCGATGACCGACAAAGATGCCTGGGGTGCCAGCGCACCAAGCCCTGTGACTGACCGTACCGGCCAGACCGACAACGAACGCATCAAGGAAATCACCGTGTTACCCCCTCCCGAGCATTTGATCCGCTTCTTTCCAATTGTGGGCACACCGGTGGAGAAGATGATCAGCAGTACCCGACGCAACATCCACAAGATCATGGCCGGCAAGGACGACCGCCTGCTGGTGATCATTGGCCCGTGCTCGATCCATGACCCGGCTGCGGCCATCGATTACGCCCGCAAGCTGAAAGAACAGCGCGAAAAATACGCCGACTCGCTGGAAATCGTGATGCGTGTGTATTTTGAAAAACCCCGCACCACTGTCGGCTGGAAAGGCCTGATCAACGACCCCTACCTGGACGAATCCTTCCGCATCGACGAAGGCCTGCGTATTGCCCGTCAGTTGCTGATCGAAATCAACCGCCTGGGCCTGCCTGCAGGCAGCGAATTCCTGGACGTGATTTCCCCCCAATACCTGGGCGACCTGATTTCCTGGGGCGCGATTGGTGCACGCACCACCGAAAGCCAGGTGCACCGCGAACTGGCCTCCGGCCTGTCGGCCCCGATTGGCTTCAAGAACGGCACCGATGGCAACATCAAAATTGCCACCGATGCGATTCAGGCCGCCGCCGGGGGGCACCACTTTTTGTCGGTGCACAAAAACGGCCAGGTGGCGATTGTGCAGACCAACGGCAACAAGGATTGCCACGTGATCCTGCGCGGTGGCAAGGCTCCCAACTACGATGCCGCCAGCGTCCAAGCTGCCTGCGACGAGCTGAGCAAAGCCAAGCTGCCCGCCACGCTGATGGTCGACTGCAGCCATGCCAACAGCAGCAAGCAGCACGAGAAGCAACTCGACGTGGCACGTGACATTGCCAGCCAGATTGCCAGCGGCTCGCACCAGGTGTTTGGTGTGATGGTGGAAAGCCATTTGACTGCCGGGGCGCAAAAATTCACCCCTGGCAAAGACAAAACCGACAAGCTCGAATACGGCAAGAGCATCACCGATGCCTGCCTGGGCTGGGACGATTCGCTGGCTTGCCTGGAGGTGTTGTCCCAAGCCGTGCTGGCCCGCCGCGCACGCTGA
- the rodA gene encoding rod shape-determining protein RodA, producing the protein MSLVFERPSLLRRLSPLFSGFDGPLAFAVFLLVCAGLLIMYSSGYDHGTRFEDHARNMLIAGFIMFVVAQIPPQRLMALAVPLYILGVTLLIAVAVFGVTRKGARRWLNVGVIIQPSEILKIAMPLMLAWWFQKREGQLRSLDFLVALVLLAVPAALIMKQPDLGTALLVLAAGVSVIFFAGLGWKWVAPPLLLGLVGITLLVVFEPELCAEGVNWPLLHGYQQQRVCTLLDPGRDPLGKGFHIIQGMIAIGSGGFWGKGFMQGTQTHLEFIPERTTDFIFAAFSEEFGLFGNLLLILAFLFLVLRALVIALEAPTVFTRLLGGAMAMTFFCYAFVNMGMVSGILPVVGVPLPFISYGGTAMVTLGLGLGVLMSIAKSKRLIQS; encoded by the coding sequence ATGTCTTTGGTCTTTGAACGTCCTTCTTTGCTGCGCCGCTTGTCCCCCTTGTTTTCCGGGTTTGATGGGCCACTGGCGTTTGCCGTGTTTCTGTTGGTGTGTGCCGGGCTGCTCATCATGTACTCCTCGGGCTATGACCACGGTACACGCTTTGAGGACCATGCCCGCAACATGCTGATTGCCGGATTCATCATGTTTGTAGTGGCTCAAATACCGCCGCAGCGCCTGATGGCATTGGCTGTTCCGCTCTACATTTTGGGGGTAACCTTGTTGATTGCGGTGGCCGTTTTTGGAGTCACCAGAAAGGGCGCGCGGCGTTGGCTGAATGTCGGTGTGATCATCCAGCCCAGTGAAATTCTCAAGATCGCTATGCCCTTGATGCTGGCCTGGTGGTTTCAAAAACGCGAAGGCCAGTTAAGGTCGTTGGACTTTTTGGTGGCGTTGGTTCTGCTGGCTGTGCCCGCAGCGCTGATCATGAAGCAGCCGGATCTGGGCACGGCCTTGCTGGTTCTTGCGGCTGGTGTGTCGGTGATTTTCTTTGCTGGTTTGGGCTGGAAATGGGTTGCGCCACCGTTGCTCCTTGGGTTGGTGGGCATCACGCTGCTGGTGGTGTTTGAACCAGAGTTGTGTGCTGAGGGTGTGAACTGGCCACTGCTGCATGGCTACCAACAGCAGCGCGTATGCACCTTGCTGGATCCCGGGCGCGACCCCTTGGGCAAGGGCTTTCACATCATCCAGGGCATGATCGCCATTGGCTCAGGCGGCTTTTGGGGCAAGGGGTTCATGCAGGGTACACAAACCCATCTGGAGTTCATCCCGGAGCGCACCACCGACTTCATTTTTGCAGCGTTCTCTGAAGAGTTTGGTCTGTTTGGCAACTTGCTGCTGATTCTGGCGTTCCTCTTCCTGGTGTTGCGTGCCTTGGTGATTGCGCTGGAGGCTCCCACCGTGTTCACCCGCTTGCTGGGCGGTGCCATGGCAATGACCTTCTTTTGCTACGCGTTTGTGAACATGGGCATGGTCAGCGGTATCTTGCCGGTGGTGGGGGTGCCGCTGCCGTTCATCAGTTATGGCGGCACCGCCATGGTGACCTTGGGCCTGGGCTTGGGGGTGCTGATGTCAATCGCCAAATCCAAGCGATTGATCCAATCATGA
- the tldD gene encoding metalloprotease TldD — MISREPTLERLGVAKSLLLTPFGLDESHLARALAEIKAHQVDEADLYFQYTRSEGWSLEEGIVKTGSFSIDQGVGVRAVSGEKTAFAYSDDISEASLLDAARTVRSIGAVAQAGRARVASKKIASSRTLYGGLDPISSLDSTAKVKLLEKVERLARAKDPRVAQVMAGLAAEYDVVLIARADGTLAADVRPLVRLSVTVFTEQKGRREMGSAGGGGRFGFAYFDDALIDQYVDEAVSSALTNLEARPAPAGEMTVVLGSGWPGILLHEAIGHGLEGDFNRKGSSAFSGRIGQRVAAKGVTVLDDGTIADRRGSLNVDDEGNPSQRNVLIEDGILKGYIQDSMNARLMGVQPTGNGRRESYAHVPIPRMTNTYMLGGDKAPEEIVASIKKGLYATNFGGGQVDITSGKFVFSASVAYWVENGKIQYPVKGATLVGSGPECLKRVSMIGNDMKLDSGVGTCGKEGQSVPVGVGQPTLRLDGLTVGGTA; from the coding sequence ATGATTTCACGCGAACCTACCCTTGAACGCCTTGGCGTTGCCAAATCCCTGTTGCTTACACCTTTCGGGCTCGATGAGTCTCATCTGGCGCGTGCGCTGGCCGAGATCAAGGCACATCAAGTGGATGAGGCTGACCTGTATTTCCAATACACCCGCTCAGAAGGCTGGAGCCTGGAAGAGGGTATTGTCAAAACCGGTTCGTTCTCCATCGATCAGGGTGTTGGTGTGCGGGCGGTCAGTGGCGAGAAAACCGCGTTTGCCTATTCCGACGATATTTCCGAAGCCTCCTTGCTGGATGCTGCCCGGACTGTACGATCCATTGGGGCTGTAGCGCAAGCAGGACGGGCGCGAGTAGCATCCAAAAAGATAGCATCTTCGCGCACTTTGTATGGTGGTCTGGATCCCATCTCCAGTCTGGACAGCACGGCCAAAGTCAAGCTGCTGGAAAAAGTGGAACGTCTGGCCCGTGCCAAAGACCCACGTGTGGCCCAGGTCATGGCCGGGCTGGCGGCGGAATACGACGTGGTGCTGATCGCGCGTGCCGATGGCACGCTGGCTGCCGACGTGCGCCCGCTGGTGCGCCTCTCGGTGACGGTGTTCACCGAGCAAAAAGGCCGCCGTGAAATGGGCTCGGCCGGTGGCGGCGGGCGCTTTGGCTTTGCCTACTTTGACGATGCACTGATTGACCAGTATGTGGATGAAGCCGTGTCCTCCGCACTCACCAATCTGGAGGCCCGTCCCGCCCCAGCGGGGGAAATGACGGTGGTGCTGGGTTCGGGCTGGCCCGGTATTTTGTTGCATGAAGCCATTGGCCACGGACTGGAAGGCGACTTCAACCGCAAAGGTTCCAGCGCCTTCAGTGGCCGTATCGGCCAACGGGTAGCCGCCAAGGGCGTGACGGTGCTGGACGACGGCACCATTGCTGATCGGCGTGGCTCGCTCAACGTGGACGACGAAGGCAACCCCAGCCAGCGCAATGTGCTGATTGAAGACGGCATTCTGAAAGGCTACATCCAGGACAGCATGAACGCCCGCCTGATGGGGGTCCAACCCACCGGCAATGGTCGGCGCGAGAGCTACGCCCATGTGCCGATTCCGCGCATGACCAACACCTACATGCTGGGCGGCGACAAAGCACCGGAAGAAATTGTCGCCAGTATCAAAAAAGGCCTGTACGCCACCAACTTCGGCGGTGGTCAGGTGGACATCACCAGCGGCAAGTTTGTGTTTTCGGCCAGTGTGGCCTATTGGGTGGAAAACGGCAAGATCCAATACCCGGTCAAAGGGGCTACCCTGGTGGGCAGCGGGCCGGAGTGCCTCAAGCGTGTCAGCATGATTGGCAACGACATGAAGCTCGACAGTGGTGTCGGTACCTGTGGCAAGGAAGGCCAGAGTGTGCCGGTCGGTGTCGGCCAGCCCACGCTGCGGCTGGATGGGCTGACGGTAGGTGGCACGGCGTGA